Within the Thiohalobacter sp. IOR34 genome, the region CGTCATCAAGCTGTTTCTTCAACAGAATGTCGGTTGATCCCCGTCAGGGTTGACGCAGATCAAGGCGTTTTGACGCCGGAAATGTCAGAAAAGGACAGGTCTCCAGTCGGGGCCATTCTTTGATTCAGATTCAACCTGTCCCGCAGTGGCCGTCGGCGTGCTGCGGGAGGGAGGAGGGGGTGCATGAACAAGTTTTCGAAGGCAGTGGCGGCGGTTTCCGCCGTGGTACTGGCCGCTCTTGCGGCGCCGGCCGGCGCCTGGACGGACGATCTGGAGATCCTCAAGGACGTCAACACCCTCTGCAAGTTCGAGCCGGAGGCGCAGTGCTCCTGGGCCGTCCGTGTCGGTGCCCAGGCACCCGGCGTGGACATGCATGACGCCTCCATGGCCTCCATGCGGCTGGACGGCGCCAACCTGCGTGGCGCCAACCTGGCACGGGTCATCCTGCAGCTGGCGAATCTCAAGGGTGTGGACCTGATGCTGGCCAATCTGGAGGGAGCGCACATGCACGGTGTCAACCTGCAAGGGGCCAATCTGATGCTGGCCAACCTGCGCCATGCCAATCTGCTGGATGCCGACCTGAGTGATGCCAACCTGCGCGGCGCCAACATCGATGGCGCCATCCTGCTCAAGGCGAAGCTGGACAACGCCACCTGGGTCGATGGCCGCACCTGTGCGCCGGGTTCGGTCGGGGAGTGCCTGTAGCGCTGGGGGGCTGGAGTCTGCCGGATTTGGGCGGTCGTGCTCGCTCTCCCACCCGCGCAGTAGATCAGCCCCGAGTCCGACGGGCTGCCAGCCCGGATATTGCGTCAGGACCCCGGATGATGGCGTGCCTTGACCCGCCGGGGGATCGCGGCCTGGAGGCCGCTCCTACGGGGCATGGCGGCACCACGGTAGGAGCGGCCTCCAGGCCGCGATTGGTGTGGTGTTAAAGCCCTGGCCCGGATATTGCGCCAAGGATTCGATGCTCAGGGCGGAGCTGGCAAAGCAGGTTGGTCGATCCCCCTTGAACCATGGCTACGGCTATGCTTCTGCTGTCGGGCTCAGCCGGCCTCGGCCTCCTTGTCGTGCACGATCATGGCGTAGGCCGAGTGGTTGTGGATGGACTCGAAGTTCTCCGACTCCACCACATAGGCCGCGACTCGCTCGTCCTGGTTGAGCCGGGCGGCCACGTCGCGCACCATGTCCTCCACGAACTTGGGGTTGTCGTAGGCGCGTTCGGTGACCGCCTTCTCGTCCGGCCGCTTGAGCAGCCCGTAGAGTTCGCAGGACGCCTCCTGCTCGACCATCTCGAT harbors:
- a CDS encoding pentapeptide repeat-containing protein, with the protein product MNKFSKAVAAVSAVVLAALAAPAGAWTDDLEILKDVNTLCKFEPEAQCSWAVRVGAQAPGVDMHDASMASMRLDGANLRGANLARVILQLANLKGVDLMLANLEGAHMHGVNLQGANLMLANLRHANLLDADLSDANLRGANIDGAILLKAKLDNATWVDGRTCAPGSVGECL